The following are encoded together in the Octopus sinensis unplaced genomic scaffold, ASM634580v1 Contig18532, whole genome shotgun sequence genome:
- the LOC115231447 gene encoding formin-2-like, with protein MVTRRLMGVLPPLRFMGVLPPLRLMGVLPPLRLMGDLPPLRLMGVLPPLRFMGVLPPLRLMGVRPPLRLLSVLPPLWLMGVLPPLRLMGVRPPLRLLGVLPSLRLTGVLPPPQFLGVLPPLRLLGVLPPLRLMGVLPPMRLLGVLLPMRLMGVLPSLRLMASCPLCGCWASCPLYG; from the coding sequence ATGGTCACTCGTCGGTTGATGGGTGTCCTGCCCCCTCTGCGGTTCATGGGTGTCCTGCCCCCTCTGCGGTTGATGGGTGTCCTTCCCCCTCTGCGATTGATGGGCGACCTGCCCCCTCTACGGTTGATGGGCGTCCTGCCCCCTCTGCGGTTCATGGGTGTCCTGCCCCCTCTGCGGTTGATGGGTGTCCGGCCCCCTCTGCGGTTGTTGAGCGTCCTACCCCCTCTGTGGTTGATGGGCGTCCTGCCCCCTCTGCGGTTGATGGGTGTCCGGCCCCCTCTGCGGTTGTTGGGCGTCCTGCCCTCTCTGCGGTTGACGGGCGTCCTGCCCCCTCCGCAGTTTTTGGGCGTCCTGCCCCCTCTGCGGTTATTGGGCGTCCTGCCCCCTCTGCGGTTGATGGGCGTCCTTCCCCCTATGCGGTTGTTGGGCGTCCTGCTCCCTATGCGGTTGATGGGCGTCCTGCCCTCACTGCGGTTGATGGCGTCCTGCCCCCTCTGCGGTTGTTGGGCGTCCTGCCCCCTCTACGGTTGA